TGGATTTCATTTTGGGATTTTGggctctctcttcttttttttttttctctcagaTCTTGAAGAGGTAAATGGAGGAGGAAGTGAAACATGCGTCTGCGTATGTGAAGTTGAAGAGGAATCAGGTGCCGCTTGAAGACATTACTCCCGGAGAGCTTAATCAGCCCGTTGATGTTCCTCAGGCATGTATTTAGATTCGTGCATTGTGTTTTCTTATTGATGATGTATTTTTGTAGTGTGGACTCTTCTTGAAAAAGTTTCACTTGAATGGATCTGTGTAGTTCATTTGTGTTCGAGGGAGATGGGTAGCTGTAATGAGTTTTCCTTGTTCTTAGATTATGAGTTCTTGTTTTGATGCTTTAATGTCTCAATACATGTTGGGATTTAAGTGTGTTGATTCATTTGATTCAGGTTTCACTACTACGTTtgaagtttaattttttaagaattcagattcattaataaaatatataattttttatcttgacaTGGTTTGATCAGCATTTAAGTCCTGATTTTTTCACTTCTGCTCGATTAGTTTTGATGCCGTTGAAAGCAATCTCGTTGAAATCTTTTCGAGAACATCATTTTGTGTCATTCTTTTCTTCGAGCAGCCATTACTATATGTTGGGTGTAAGATGGAGTTTTTTTCCCCCGATTATGATTACCATCACTTAATCAATTGGGGCTAAGTTTATAACTGTGGGTACTCCCAGTTAATAGATGAGGAGAAAACATATTCATTGATTTTAGTTCCCAATGTATAGCAGATCGTTTATATTTGAATGATTCAAGGATATCCCGCATATAAGCTCTCATGATGTATCATGGATACTCTATGAAAGATTTAATGTGTCAGTATTTTGTCTACAAATCTTTTTAAATAtcactttaaaattttttgatttaGTTTCATTCAAGTTTATTTTGTGCTTTTATGGTCACAACAATCTTGCTTATTTTAATCAACACTTTTTAAAGTGAGGATTTAAATGCTATTTGTGTGCTTCAATTTGCAGTTGCATGTCCAGAAGTGCAATGAATGTGGACAGCCTTTACCAGAAAGCTATCGAGCTCCTGCAGATGAACCTTGGAGTACTGGGATTTTTGCATGTGCTCAAGATACAGAAAGTTGTAAGTTACATCCTTGTCACCTATGGAAAAGTAGATAGTCAGATGTTGTGAAATGTTTGATCACACTCTTAATTTATTGGATTGATCTTAGAGCTCAATGTCCAATTAAAAAAGACTTGCTAAGACTAGCACCAGATACGTGAACAGCAAGTAAATGAAATAGATAATTCATGTCTAACAACCTTCCGAATCCAGTATATGGAGCATGCTGTGAGCAACCAATTTTCCAACACAAAGTGCATCTTGATTCCAAACAAATGAGAAACAATAATCACTAGGGTTGGTCCATATTGATGAACCAAGGATCCGAGGGTGTGTCCACAATCTCCCTATGGCGGATGAAAAACGTGCAGTCTCATGTCCATGAGCTTCCTTTCTTCAGTTAAGATACCAGATCATGGTTTCTACCGTGGAATGTAAACAGGTCTCTTGTCTTGTTCTTTTCTTTGACCTTCATGTGGATCACGGTAACGTGGTTGATCTCCATGCTTGTTACGTACTCTTGGATAGAGAGTTGATCCTTCATATTTAAGCACGGTTTTGAGACATACCTTTTCCACTCTATTTGAATACCATTTCTGTTTTAGGATCACAACGTACCATGGATGGAAAACATGGTCACTCCCCCAATACAATATTGAGGCCTGACACTGTGTACAGATTTGGTCACAGATGTCGCAGGAATCCGTGGTCAGCCTTAAAAGCTTAGCTGTTGTGCATAACATGTTTCTGTTTTTGGGCAGCGGCTTCCGTAGTGTCCAACAGAGATTAGATTTGCAGAGCCTGGTGATGGAACCAATCATTAACATGGCCATGGATCCATGGCTGTGCTTCCTTTGATTCCTTGAAAAATGGCCTAGTGTTACGAGAGTTCCTTGTGACACCTAGCACGATTGTAACTATGGAGCAGGGATAGATTCCATGGTTACCTAGGTCAATTTTTTCAACACTTTGTCTTCTCTCCATCTTCAGGCATGCGATATGTCCTTTGGCTCGTTGAGTCTACGTCACGTGAATTTTGTTCACTTTCCTTCATCCTTTTCCCATTTTTGATTTATCGGTCAACCTGCAGTCAACAAAAATACAGTCATAACCTGTAATGTTAGGAAAGAAACATGTCAGTATGCCCGAGCACGACAGTGAAATATGCGCGAAAAAAGTCATAAAATTCACATATATCAACTACATTATGATGTGTGGGGAAATGCTTTCATGGTTATATGAGCACTTTAACTTTCAATATACTGTTAATGGCCTTCCTTTCTTGATTCCTGCAATAGGCTGGACGGGACTATTTTGTCCTTGCGTTTTGTTTGGTCGTAACTTTGAACAAGTGAGAGACAACGCTACATGGACTGGGCCCTGCATTTGTCATGCCGTGTTTGTGGAGGGTGGCCTAGCACTTGCTGCAGCAACAGCAGCCCTACATGGTTTTATCGATCCAGGGACTACCTGCCTCATTTTGGAGGGTTTGTTTTTTAGTTGGTGGATGTGTGGAATATACACCGGCATTGTACGACAGTCATTGCAGAAGAAATACCATCTCGAGGTGAACTtgattcttttatttatttggttTTACTTATTATTGATAAGCTGCCAAATATTAAAACTTTGAGAGGCTCTTAATTCTTTTTTGCTTAAAGGCTGATTTCACCTTTTCGGATGGCTGTTGCTTCATTGTAGCTATGTTTTTCATATAATGTCTTGTCTATGTCATTTTCCTACTGTCAAGCATGTGTTCCATCGtctttgattctttttttcATTAGTTTTCTTCTTTTCCTGCCAGAGTTTTTTCAAACAAATAATATTTGTGGGTGTGTTTGGATTGGTTATATAAGAGTGTTGTTTCAGTAAAAAacgatattattttttaatcccTAGTTTTCAAGGCCGATTATATAAGAAGAGAGATAACCACATAATAACTGCACTCGGTCTCTtggcatgtttttttttaaaaaaaatcgtttaAATACCTTCACAATAACTAAccaattatttttgttaattattctAATATTTAGAATCACTATCACCAAATACTGTGAAATCAATTTTTACTAAAAATGAGACAATAATCCTAATGTATCATATGCACACACAGTTCTTCAGTCACTAATAGTTTCACTTCTAAAAAACGAGTAGGTATCAGTTCTGTTTCAAAAGTGCTGGCTGGTGTTCATTAATGAGTGCTGCTCTTTCATTTTCTGTTATTTCATGCCTTTCCTAGATGAAATATTACTAACATGGTTTGTTGTTAAATTTTGGAATGGTTGATCAGAGTCATTAGGTTTGGGTTCGCTGTCGGGCTTATGGTTTAACACCAAGTGTCTAAAGTAGGGAGATGTGTTGTTTCATTTTTAATTCACCATATCCGTGCTCCAATGTAGAACTCGCCTTGTGACCCTTGCATGGTGCATTGCTGTATGCATTGGTGTGCAATCTGCCAGGAGCACAGAGAGATGAAAGCTCGCCTAGAAGATGATTCCAGAACACCAATGGCCATTGTGAATCCACCTCCTGTTCAAGAAATGAATGCTTCTGTTGATAGACAGGATTCGGCATCGCCCTCTAGGAATGATACTAAGCGAGCTAATGTAGAGATGCAAGCTTTATAGAGGTCATTTGTATGAGAAGATGGTCTAAAAATATGGTTTATATTTTGAATGGTCTAAGAaagttgagatttttttttactataataTTATGGAATAAAAGGGTGCAAGTTTTAGCCCCTTCCGATGGGAAACGCTGCATATTTGTCGTCGATTACTCCGAATGCATGAACATTGGCATGGAAAGCGGAATTTATCTTGGACGAGGTTAAtgttatttgtatttttatataaacCCAAGTTGGAAGTTAAAATCGAATCATTTTGTGCTCGAGTTCAATAGAATTTTATGATCCATATTTGATTAAAACTTAGGTCTCAACCATCATTAATCAAAGGTCAAATTATAACTAGGGATCACGGGCTCATTTAGtttacatatatttaaattctCTAGTGTTTCATACgaaaaaataatttggacttGAATTTgacttaaaatatttataaaaaaaaagaaaaaaattggaatTCAGAATGcattaatcaatcaataatcaataaccaATAAAATGTCAAACCTAGGCCAACCACAGGCTGCCACGTGGCCCACTCTTACAAATTCAAAATCCATCCCCAACCGTCACAACTGCTCATCCCGCCCTCCAAAAGCAAATATAACCAACTTTATCTATTTTCCATCCTTTTTCATTAACAAAATCCAAAAGAGTAATTTTTTAGAATTGCAGAATCGATTGCAGAAAGCTTATTTATCTCGAAAATGGCGTCACTCAGATCCCGCTTGCAACACTCGATCACTCCCATTGCTCTAAGATCATATTTGGCGGAGTTCATCTCAACTTTCATCTTCGTTTTCGCCGCCATCGGCTCCACCATGGCTTCCGGTATGCTTTTTTCTTCGTGTTCTCGTCCTTTATCTTTGGATTTTTCCTTCCTGTCTCCATTTTAGCATTTCAAGCATgccaaaattaatatatatgcatGCGGatgattttatcataaaataatttggCCACGAATCGATATTGAAAATGCGGCTGTTGAAACTTAAACTTGATTTTGGGCTCTTGTTATAATTGAACTGAACGAGTTAATTGATTAGGCTTCGCAAGTGATTTAATGGATCAAAATAAGAGCCCGAAATTTGTCTATGTTctagaattataattttttttgataaagtGTATAGTTAGTATATATTCTAGTCTTAGAAATATGTAGAATAGATTTTAGATAGTATGGCGAATTTAAGATGACATTAAGCTCTATTTGTTGAATGTAAAATCGCAGGGCGGATGATGGATGCAGCGCCGGATTCTTCCAGCCTGGTTGCCAATGCGGTGGCTACTGCCTTTGCATTATCGGTGGCAGTGTATATCTCTGCCAACATCTCCGGCGGGCACGTGAATCCGGCCGTCACCTTCGGTATGGCGATTGGGGGACACATTTCGGTTCCCATGACTATATTTTATTGGATTGTTCAAATGCTTGGCTCTGTCATGGCATGCCTTTTGCTGAAAACCATCACCATTAGCCAGGTAAAAATCCATGCAACATATAGAAAACGTTAGTTCATGTaagtaacaaaattttcaaatgaacAGTTATCCtttttatagaaaattataATCAGTACTTTTTGAGAAttaatttcttcaaaaaatttGTCCATTTATTTGGAATGTTTTTCAGCATGTTCCCGTGCATGGAATCGCAGAAGAGATGACAGGATTCGGCGCAGCCATACTCGAAGGTGTGATGACATTTGCATTGGTGTACACAGTCTACGCAGCTTCTGACCCGAAGAAGGGTCCGATCGGAGCGATAGGACCACTGGCAATCGGACTCATAGCCGGAGCCAATGTACTCGCATCCGGGCCATTCACAGGAGGGTCAATGAACCCTGCATGTTCCTTCGGCGCAGCCGTTGTAGGAGGGCATTTCAAGAACCATGCGGTCTACTGGGTTGGGCCTTTGATCGGAGCCGCCATCGCTGGGATTCTGTACGATAATGTAGTGTTCCCTGTTGCCGTGCCGCCCGAGTTAAGGAGCATTGCTGAAGGCCTTGGTGGGGTTTGATTTCCTTAAAGAAACTAGCTAGCTAGGTTTggttatttttttgtataattaatGTTATAGTGCTAACGTGACAAATCATGAGTTATTAGATCTACCgttaaaataatatcattaaGGTGATTGATATGACTCTACCTGTTCACCCATCCAATTTTATAGGTTATGGAACCAAAATCGAAGTGATTAAACACTATTTGGTTCTAATTATTACTTCGTCGTCGCCGTCGTCGTCGGATTTTTATTGGATAAAACTTGGTCAATCACATAATtttgcatatcatatatattcacGTGATTTTGGTTATGGTATCAAATTTGTggaaatttttgttattttttatccaaaatacTGATGTAATTagtcatgtaaaaaaaaaaagactaaaatttcaaaatagagGAATGAAAttgcgaaaaaataaatatatacatgaatacaaattaaattcaattttcccagtttttattttttcaggCCTATTAAATTCTCATGTATTTAACTTACTTCTAGGACATGCTTTGCTATTGGTCGATCAACCATTAAATTTGTTAAATGGTAGCATACTTTTTTTCGTTAGATATAATGAAAacataatttctagtatatttttcatgaattataACTTCCggatattattaaatttagatGCATGCATATGAAGAGGTGAATTGAGATATCGATTGAAGTCAAAAGGTTGTTTGTATGTTATTGCGTCGCTATCTATTACTACTTTTCCAAActtcttaattttaaaaatatattattacttatataaaaaaatataaaaattgttgactaaataaaaatatagtaaaaagataaaatacaataattaaatgtatatagtaaaaa
This window of the Primulina huaijiensis isolate GDHJ02 chromosome 3, ASM1229523v2, whole genome shotgun sequence genome carries:
- the LOC140973831 gene encoding cell number regulator 6-like, translating into MEEEVKHASAYVKLKRNQVPLEDITPGELNQPVDVPQLHVQKCNECGQPLPESYRAPADEPWSTGIFACAQDTESCWTGLFCPCVLFGRNFEQVRDNATWTGPCICHAVFVEGGLALAAATAALHGFIDPGTTCLILEGLFFSWWMCGIYTGIVRQSLQKKYHLENSPCDPCMVHCCMHWCAICQEHREMKARLEDDSRTPMAIVNPPPVQEMNASVDRQDSASPSRNDTKRANVEMQAL
- the LOC140972263 gene encoding probable aquaporin TIP5-1 — encoded protein: MASLRSRLQHSITPIALRSYLAEFISTFIFVFAAIGSTMASGRMMDAAPDSSSLVANAVATAFALSVAVYISANISGGHVNPAVTFGMAIGGHISVPMTIFYWIVQMLGSVMACLLLKTITISQHVPVHGIAEEMTGFGAAILEGVMTFALVYTVYAASDPKKGPIGAIGPLAIGLIAGANVLASGPFTGGSMNPACSFGAAVVGGHFKNHAVYWVGPLIGAAIAGILYDNVVFPVAVPPELRSIAEGLGGV